Proteins encoded by one window of Candidatus Bathyarchaeota archaeon:
- a CDS encoding amidohydrolase, which translates to MSADLALINANVRTMNPRQPVAQAVAITNNKISKVGTNQEIKSFIDKNTRVIDLKGKTVLPGLIDTHVHVVDFGRCLLWLDLTTAKSIGELQSLLKEKAKKTPAGKWIVGRGWNQNRFKEKRMPNTADLDAASPDNPVILYHDSAMICAVNSLALKLAGVTENTAVPSGGAIDRSGETGKLTGILRDSATNLVWQAVPEPSLDELLEGATLALQKIVEAGITSIHWIVISESELPIIQKLHSRGLLPVRVNVIVPEGLIKKANNLKLSNSSLLRFGGAIIFVDGYLDSKTAALSEPYSDEPSNSGKLLYTKEALAASVKEVMATGVQPVIHAMGDKAVETALNAIEQAKKSTKVRFRIEQAAVLNPQLILRLKQQNVVVTVQPTVIATEFSVWAANQRLGERAKLLHPLKTLFDAGVKVAGGSDCPMEPLNPLLGIQDVVQRKSFSEQRLSVEEALKMYTINAAYCSGEENVKGSIEEGKLADFTVLAADPMTVAPNGIKDIQVSMVIVNGKILS; encoded by the coding sequence TTGTCAGCCGATTTAGCACTTATCAACGCAAACGTACGAACGATGAATCCGCGCCAGCCAGTGGCACAAGCAGTCGCCATAACCAACAACAAAATCTCCAAGGTTGGAACAAACCAAGAAATCAAATCCTTTATAGACAAAAACACAAGGGTAATTGACCTAAAAGGAAAAACGGTGCTTCCAGGCCTAATCGATACACACGTTCATGTGGTTGATTTTGGCAGGTGCCTTCTCTGGCTGGACTTAACCACCGCAAAATCCATCGGCGAGTTGCAAAGCTTGCTAAAAGAGAAAGCAAAGAAAACCCCTGCTGGCAAGTGGATTGTTGGTCGCGGTTGGAACCAAAACCGCTTCAAAGAAAAAAGAATGCCAAACACTGCTGACCTTGACGCTGCATCGCCAGATAATCCCGTGATTCTCTACCATGATTCAGCGATGATTTGCGCCGTAAACAGTCTAGCCCTCAAACTTGCAGGCGTAACAGAGAACACTGCTGTGCCCTCAGGCGGCGCCATTGACAGGAGCGGTGAAACTGGCAAGTTAACGGGCATTCTGCGCGACAGCGCCACCAATTTGGTTTGGCAAGCTGTACCTGAGCCGTCTTTGGATGAGCTTTTGGAGGGAGCCACTCTTGCCCTTCAAAAAATCGTTGAGGCAGGCATAACGAGCATTCACTGGATAGTTATTTCAGAGAGTGAGTTGCCGATAATTCAGAAACTGCACAGTCGGGGCTTGCTTCCAGTTAGAGTGAACGTGATAGTTCCAGAAGGGCTCATTAAGAAAGCGAACAATCTCAAACTAAGCAACAGTTCCCTGTTGCGTTTTGGTGGCGCAATAATATTTGTTGATGGTTATTTGGATTCGAAGACAGCCGCGCTAAGTGAGCCCTACAGTGACGAGCCAAGCAACAGTGGCAAACTGCTCTACACCAAAGAGGCGCTGGCAGCATCAGTTAAAGAGGTGATGGCGACGGGGGTTCAGCCAGTTATACATGCCATGGGCGACAAAGCCGTGGAGACAGCGTTAAATGCCATTGAACAAGCCAAAAAAAGCACAAAGGTGCGCTTTAGGATAGAGCAGGCGGCTGTTCTAAACCCGCAATTGATTTTGCGCCTAAAACAGCAGAATGTCGTTGTTACTGTTCAGCCAACAGTTATAGCTACGGAATTTTCTGTTTGGGCAGCAAATCAGCGTTTAGGTGAAAGAGCCAAGTTGTTGCATCCGCTCAAAACCCTGTTTGATGCAGGCGTGAAGGTTGCTGGCGGTTCCGACTGCCCCATGGAGCCGCTGAATCCGTTGCTTGGCATACAAGATGTGGTGCAAAGGAAGAGTTTTTCTGAACAGCGACTGAGCGTTGAGGAAGCCTTGAAAATGTACACGATTAATGCGGCTTACTGTTCAGGCGAGGAGAATGTTAAGGGTTCAATTGAAGAGGGCAAACTAGCTGATTTCACGGTTCTAGCCGCTGACCCGATGACGGTTGCCCCTAACGGAATAAAAGATATCCAAGTCAGCATGGTCATAGTCAACGGGAAAATTTTGAGCTAA
- a CDS encoding B12-binding domain-containing radical SAM protein — MKARVALVNPPYPAEAQQSPFLPLGIGYLAAVLEENGYSVDVVDFQTARPTQKDLEDKFKSLNPDIVGATSATVNYLPALETLKAAKTVLPNAVTMIGGPHVTVLDERTFTDSSNVDIVVRGEGEQTMLELARLVSEGNLKNLNNVLGITFKKDNQVIRTPDRPFIQDIDSLPKPAHKHLDVSIYKILGRTYMPIITSRGCPYQCAFCLASKMCGRGFRARSPSKVVDELEWLRDEFGAGVFAFYDDTFTFDVKRAVAICDEMQKRKVGLPWDCRTRVDRVSKELLAKLRSTDCQLIHFGVESGSQEMLNLMRKGTTVEQNAQAIKWTKAAGIGVAISLVIGYPGETPQMLQQTMDFIYKTKPDYVYMCEAVPYPGTELYYYIKKLGLELDENWNQYREETQVFKNTLLPLAKLEETKKAFYDRYFSIGYYLQKQFKGGFYNQIMARTALNHLIWKYRFSRWAFTQLGNIRKTRNP, encoded by the coding sequence GTGAAAGCTCGCGTAGCACTTGTTAATCCACCTTATCCAGCTGAGGCGCAGCAATCCCCCTTTCTGCCACTTGGCATCGGCTACTTAGCAGCTGTCTTGGAGGAAAACGGCTACAGCGTTGATGTGGTTGATTTTCAAACCGCAAGACCAACCCAAAAAGACCTCGAAGACAAGTTCAAAAGCTTAAACCCCGACATAGTCGGCGCAACCTCAGCCACAGTAAACTACTTGCCAGCCCTTGAAACCTTGAAGGCAGCAAAAACGGTTCTCCCAAACGCTGTAACCATGATTGGCGGACCGCACGTCACAGTTTTGGATGAGCGAACCTTCACCGACAGTAGCAACGTAGACATAGTTGTCCGCGGAGAGGGCGAGCAAACCATGCTGGAGCTTGCGCGCCTAGTTTCCGAAGGCAACCTCAAAAACCTAAACAATGTCTTAGGCATCACATTCAAGAAAGATAACCAAGTTATCCGCACACCAGACAGACCATTCATCCAGGATATTGATTCGCTTCCGAAGCCAGCACACAAGCACTTGGACGTTAGCATTTACAAAATCTTGGGCAGAACCTACATGCCTATCATAACCAGCCGAGGATGCCCCTACCAGTGCGCCTTCTGCTTAGCATCAAAAATGTGCGGACGCGGCTTTAGAGCAAGAAGCCCAAGCAAAGTCGTAGATGAACTAGAGTGGCTACGTGACGAGTTTGGCGCTGGCGTGTTCGCCTTCTACGATGACACCTTCACCTTCGACGTAAAAAGAGCAGTGGCAATCTGCGACGAAATGCAAAAACGCAAAGTCGGACTCCCATGGGATTGCCGAACAAGAGTAGACAGAGTCTCCAAAGAACTCTTAGCAAAACTAAGAAGCACAGACTGCCAACTTATCCACTTCGGAGTAGAATCAGGAAGCCAAGAAATGCTCAACCTCATGAGAAAAGGCACCACCGTCGAGCAGAACGCGCAGGCAATTAAATGGACCAAGGCAGCAGGCATAGGCGTCGCCATCTCGCTCGTCATTGGTTACCCAGGCGAAACCCCACAGATGCTTCAGCAAACCATGGATTTCATCTACAAAACCAAACCCGATTACGTTTACATGTGCGAGGCAGTTCCCTACCCAGGCACAGAACTCTACTATTACATTAAAAAGTTAGGCTTAGAACTTGACGAGAACTGGAACCAGTACCGCGAGGAAACCCAAGTTTTCAAAAACACTCTGTTGCCGCTTGCAAAGCTGGAGGAAACCAAAAAAGCCTTCTACGACAGGTATTTTTCGATAGGGTATTATTTGCAAAAGCAGTTTAAGGGGGGCTTCTACAACCAAATCATGGCGCGCACAGCACTAAACCACCTAATATGGAAATACCGCTTCTCAAGGTGGGCATTCACCCAACTTGGCAACATAAGAAAAACAAGGAACCCTTAA
- a CDS encoding NFYB/HAP3 family transcription factor subunit: MGEVDMTELEIAVAPMHRLCKKAGADRVSEAAAKELAKALEEIGVKIAKEALDFAMHAGRKTIKAEDIEIAAKKVMGK, encoded by the coding sequence ATCGGAGAAGTCGATATGACGGAATTAGAAATAGCTGTAGCTCCCATGCATAGATTATGTAAAAAAGCAGGTGCTGACAGAGTAAGCGAAGCAGCGGCAAAGGAACTTGCAAAGGCACTTGAAGAAATCGGGGTAAAAATTGCAAAAGAAGCACTTGACTTTGCAATGCATGCTGGACGGAAAACCATTAAAGCTGAAGATATAGAGATTGCAGCTAAGAAAGTCATGGGAAAATAG
- a CDS encoding TatD family hydrolase, producing MKLIDAHIHLSDTEYKGHIEELIADAKKAGVVALVSNSMDLATCKNDIELAQKFPGLVYPALGIHPWNVNVLKENELEETIVFIQKQKSSVKAIGEIGLDGKYETIWEKQMMVFDKMLHLAEQLNLPVIIHSRGTTDKIVEMLPSYRVKRVLLHWFSYPMSALIKAIDNGYFITEGPPVTYSPGIREVVEKTPMTNLLTETDGPVKYWKNPYNGQLTKPSFIQNVVEAVAGIKKMQVQEVAEHVVRNFESFFGINIS from the coding sequence ATGAAACTGATAGATGCACATATTCACCTCTCCGACACCGAATACAAGGGTCACATTGAGGAGTTAATAGCGGATGCAAAAAAAGCAGGTGTAGTTGCTTTAGTATCAAACTCGATGGATTTAGCAACCTGCAAAAATGACATCGAGTTAGCTCAGAAATTCCCCGGTCTTGTTTATCCAGCACTTGGTATTCACCCTTGGAATGTAAACGTCCTAAAAGAAAACGAATTGGAAGAAACCATCGTTTTTATACAAAAACAAAAAAGCTCCGTCAAAGCCATTGGTGAAATCGGCTTGGATGGCAAGTACGAGACTATATGGGAAAAGCAAATGATGGTTTTCGATAAAATGCTCCACCTTGCCGAGCAACTGAACTTGCCAGTCATCATACATTCTAGAGGAACCACCGACAAAATAGTCGAAATGTTGCCCTCATACCGCGTTAAGCGTGTGTTGTTGCACTGGTTTAGTTACCCAATGAGCGCATTAATCAAAGCAATCGATAACGGCTATTTTATAACCGAAGGTCCGCCAGTCACTTATTCGCCTGGAATACGTGAAGTCGTAGAAAAAACACCGATGACAAATCTGTTAACAGAAACTGATGGTCCAGTGAAATACTGGAAAAACCCCTACAATGGGCAATTAACTAAGCCGTCGTTCATCCAAAATGTGGTTGAAGCGGTTGCGGGCATCAAAAAAATGCAGGTTCAAGAAGTAGCCGAACACGTGGTTCGAAATTTCGAGTCATTCTTTGGCATCAACATCAGCTAA
- a CDS encoding 30S ribosomal protein S17e, which produces MGKVKTEQIKHLGKELMTRFPNKFTTNFDENKRLVDQLTKGTTTRVRNQVAGYITRTVALAQDSSAVESEIEEAEEE; this is translated from the coding sequence CTGGGAAAAGTAAAGACTGAACAGATAAAGCATCTCGGCAAAGAGTTAATGACGCGTTTCCCTAACAAGTTTACCACTAACTTTGATGAGAACAAACGGTTAGTTGACCAATTAACAAAGGGAACAACTACACGTGTAAGAAACCAAGTTGCGGGTTACATTACACGCACGGTCGCCTTAGCTCAAGATAGCTCAGCAGTCGAGTCTGAAATCGAAGAAGCAGAAGAAGAATAG
- a CDS encoding glycerate kinase, with amino-acid sequence MISIKNKNQLVGNGETELTRKARALALESLEFAINSVNPKNIITSKLSLKDQTLHVQEYTFDLANYRRVYVVGGGKAAGPMAEALEEILGKRITAGIVNVPYGSTTKSKIIKMHKASHPLPDQASVDGTGKILDIAESAEADDLIICLVSGGGSSLMSYPREGISIEDKRELTVALLKSGATIREINTVRKHVSGFKGGWLAEKAYPATVLNLILSDVVGDSLDVIASGPTVPDSTTFADARKVLEKYGLYTNLPQSIRKVLSDGAQGAIAETPKIGDKAFDKVCNVVVGNNRTASLALCKHLRSEGLNTILLTATLEGEAKCIGTALASVANEILISQNPASKPVALVAGGETTVTVTGDGLGGRNQELALSAALKLKNVAASAVVVTSVCTDGIDGPTDAAGAIVDQYTCARAVKTGLEPELFLANNDSYNFFSKLGDLVFTGQTGTNVNDISLIIVL; translated from the coding sequence ATGATTAGCATAAAAAATAAAAACCAACTCGTTGGAAATGGCGAAACTGAACTTACAAGAAAAGCCAGAGCCTTAGCCCTTGAAAGCCTAGAGTTCGCAATAAACTCTGTGAACCCAAAAAACATCATCACTTCCAAACTCTCACTAAAAGACCAGACTCTTCACGTTCAAGAATACACATTTGATTTAGCTAATTATAGAAGGGTTTACGTTGTGGGCGGAGGAAAAGCCGCAGGTCCGATGGCTGAAGCCCTCGAAGAAATCTTGGGCAAACGCATAACTGCGGGTATCGTAAACGTTCCTTACGGTTCCACAACTAAATCAAAGATTATAAAAATGCATAAGGCAAGCCACCCCCTGCCAGACCAAGCCAGTGTAGATGGAACAGGCAAAATTTTAGATATAGCTGAAAGTGCTGAAGCTGATGATTTAATTATTTGCCTTGTTTCTGGCGGCGGTTCAAGTCTCATGTCTTATCCAAGAGAAGGAATTTCTATTGAGGATAAAAGGGAACTTACGGTTGCTTTGCTGAAAAGCGGTGCCACAATAAGAGAGATCAACACTGTCAGAAAGCACGTTTCTGGCTTTAAGGGCGGGTGGCTTGCCGAAAAAGCGTATCCCGCCACAGTGTTAAATCTCATACTCTCGGATGTCGTGGGAGATTCGTTAGATGTCATTGCTTCAGGTCCCACGGTTCCTGACTCAACTACTTTTGCGGACGCCAGAAAAGTTTTAGAAAAATACGGTCTATACACCAATTTACCTCAGTCTATTAGAAAAGTTCTAAGTGACGGCGCGCAGGGAGCAATCGCGGAAACACCAAAGATAGGCGACAAAGCTTTCGATAAGGTCTGCAATGTGGTTGTTGGAAACAATCGAACTGCTAGTCTTGCCCTTTGCAAACACCTCAGGTCTGAGGGACTAAACACGATTTTACTGACTGCAACTTTGGAAGGCGAAGCCAAATGCATCGGAACCGCATTAGCTTCTGTCGCCAACGAAATCCTCATCTCGCAAAACCCTGCCTCAAAACCCGTTGCCCTCGTGGCTGGCGGAGAAACCACCGTTACTGTTACTGGAGACGGTTTAGGTGGACGAAACCAAGAACTTGCGTTATCTGCCGCTTTAAAACTCAAGAACGTTGCCGCTTCTGCTGTTGTAGTTACGTCCGTTTGCACTGATGGAATTGATGGCCCAACCGATGCTGCAGGAGCAATCGTTGACCAATATACGTGCGCGAGAGCGGTGAAGACTGGTTTGGAACCTGAGCTTTTTTTGGCAAACAATGATTCCTACAATTTCTTCTCTAAGCTGGGAGACCTTGTTTTTACAGGGCAAACAGGCACAAATGTTAACGATATATCTTTAATCATCGTTTTGTAA
- a CDS encoding MoaD family protein — MTVTVKIVGALRHITGKNQLCISHQQAMTLMDLIATISKEAPELKPNIISQQPEPKANALILVNGREISVLNGLETKLNDGDEIVFVPVVHGG, encoded by the coding sequence ATGACTGTCACAGTTAAGATAGTTGGCGCATTACGGCACATAACAGGCAAAAACCAACTATGCATCAGTCACCAACAAGCCATGACACTAATGGATTTAATCGCAACAATTTCCAAGGAAGCTCCAGAACTCAAACCCAACATAATCAGTCAACAACCCGAGCCAAAAGCAAACGCGTTGATTCTGGTTAACGGTAGGGAAATCAGTGTTCTGAACGGTTTAGAAACTAAACTAAACGATGGCGACGAAATCGTTTTCGTCCCAGTAGTCCACGGCGGTTAA
- a CDS encoding S-adenosyl-l-methionine hydroxide adenosyltransferase family protein — MITLTSDFGLKDPYVAEMKGVILGINPNATLIDVTHEIQKFNVRMGAFVLASVAPYFPKGTIHLAVIDPSVGTERRAIVIQTKQGYFVGPDNGVLVLAAKPQGIEHIYELANPKYMRSEGSSTFHGRDIFAPAAAHLDKGVDPSDFGPKVTDVVKPEFVRVKQSNGSFLGEVLHIDSFGNIITNINQKLVPTAEKAIVQTPATRIEIKVAKTYAKAKLGEPIALIGSHGFMEIALNQASAAEKFHVKVGDKIAVSFA; from the coding sequence ATGATTACGCTAACCAGTGACTTTGGACTCAAAGACCCTTACGTTGCAGAAATGAAAGGCGTCATCTTGGGCATAAACCCAAACGCAACATTGATTGATGTAACTCACGAAATCCAAAAATTCAACGTTCGCATGGGCGCCTTCGTGTTAGCTTCGGTTGCACCCTATTTTCCAAAAGGCACCATTCATTTGGCGGTAATTGACCCTAGTGTGGGCACTGAAAGGCGCGCTATAGTAATCCAGACTAAACAGGGCTATTTCGTTGGTCCTGACAACGGTGTTTTAGTTTTAGCTGCAAAACCACAAGGCATAGAACACATTTACGAACTGGCAAATCCAAAGTATATGCGGTCTGAGGGTTCGAGCACTTTTCACGGCAGAGACATTTTCGCGCCTGCCGCAGCGCACTTAGACAAGGGCGTTGACCCTTCAGATTTTGGTCCAAAAGTAACCGATGTAGTTAAACCTGAATTTGTAAGAGTTAAACAAAGCAATGGCTCTTTTTTGGGAGAAGTCTTGCATATTGATAGCTTCGGCAACATAATAACAAACATCAACCAAAAACTGGTACCGACAGCAGAAAAAGCTATCGTGCAAACGCCAGCTACCCGCATTGAAATCAAGGTTGCCAAAACCTATGCAAAAGCAAAACTAGGAGAACCCATTGCACTAATAGGAAGTCATGGCTTTATGGAAATTGCCCTAAACCAAGCAAGCGCAGCAGAAAAGTTCCATGTGAAAGTTGGAGACAAAATCGCTGTCTCTTTCGCTTAG
- a CDS encoding VTT domain-containing protein has protein sequence MDLQELADAMRNFAIQYGYLGIFLISLLGSTSIIFPIPSSVVIFTLGGLDIFNPFLIAVAAGLGSVVGEFSGYLLGYGGRRFIGDRYRKKMDTLTRLFKRYGSIVIFVFALTPLPDDLLFIPLGVMRYSIIRSFVPALAGKFLSNLIIAYSGRLSINFIRDLFGAEGEGASILIGIVVALVLLVIILFIMFKVNWEKVVEKHLDERDQQDSKATPKNKDQPEQTKSAS, from the coding sequence TTGGACCTCCAAGAACTCGCTGATGCAATGCGGAACTTTGCAATTCAATACGGATACCTCGGGATTTTTCTCATCAGTTTACTTGGCTCTACCTCTATAATTTTCCCCATTCCATCCTCTGTGGTAATTTTCACTCTTGGCGGACTTGACATCTTTAATCCCTTCTTGATAGCGGTAGCTGCTGGTCTTGGCTCAGTGGTTGGTGAATTTTCTGGGTACTTGCTTGGGTATGGAGGACGCAGGTTTATTGGAGACAGGTATAGGAAAAAAATGGATACACTTACTAGGCTTTTTAAACGGTACGGTTCCATTGTGATTTTTGTTTTTGCACTAACTCCGCTACCAGACGATTTACTTTTTATTCCTTTAGGCGTAATGCGCTATAGCATAATCCGCTCGTTTGTCCCCGCATTGGCAGGAAAGTTTCTCTCAAACCTCATAATCGCGTATAGCGGTCGATTATCAATTAATTTTATTAGAGATTTATTTGGAGCTGAAGGCGAAGGCGCTTCCATCTTGATTGGCATTGTTGTTGCCTTAGTTTTGTTGGTCATAATTCTGTTTATTATGTTCAAGGTTAACTGGGAAAAAGTGGTTGAAAAACACTTAGACGAAAGAGACCAGCAAGACTCAAAAGCAACCCCCAAAAACAAAGACCAACCTGAGCAAACGAAAAGTGCCTCCTAA
- a CDS encoding DUF354 domain-containing protein, whose amino-acid sequence MKIWYDACTGKQVRYAVAIAERLRKAGHEFIFTTREHPDTIPLAHALGEKPIVVGKYNPSTLSSRLQESAQRVLEFSKLFENDKPDVAIAHQSVELCRTAFGLGIPIVLTADTPYALAVNRLTIPFAHTVVVSEALPKSFTKEYCARKVVTFKGVDEVAWIKGFKPTRMSGLKKPLIVIRQIEAKAAYAQGKPDLAKSLSEQLAAIGNVHLIQRYNGNGQAFGVKEGFEDSANLVANADLVVSYGGTIAREAALQGVPSIAISDMAKTYVNQYVAKKGFPLFITTPKRVFRLAKEFLGKRFDVKEKIGALENPVDVIEKIISQIKP is encoded by the coding sequence ATGAAAATTTGGTATGATGCTTGCACGGGTAAGCAAGTCCGTTACGCCGTTGCAATTGCAGAGCGCCTCAGGAAAGCAGGACACGAATTTATCTTTACTACCCGAGAACATCCTGACACAATACCGTTAGCGCATGCTTTGGGAGAAAAACCAATTGTTGTAGGGAAATATAATCCTTCAACGCTTTCTTCAAGGCTCCAAGAGAGCGCTCAGCGAGTACTAGAATTCTCTAAACTCTTTGAGAATGACAAGCCCGATGTTGCCATAGCTCATCAATCAGTTGAGCTTTGCCGAACCGCTTTTGGCTTGGGGATTCCGATAGTTTTGACTGCTGACACCCCGTATGCTTTAGCTGTAAACAGGCTGACAATACCTTTTGCACACACGGTTGTGGTTTCCGAGGCATTACCGAAAAGTTTTACAAAAGAGTACTGCGCCAGAAAAGTAGTAACCTTCAAGGGTGTTGACGAAGTCGCTTGGATAAAGGGCTTCAAGCCAACAAGAATGAGCGGCTTAAAGAAGCCTTTGATAGTTATCAGGCAGATAGAAGCTAAAGCGGCTTATGCCCAAGGAAAACCCGACTTAGCAAAATCTCTCTCTGAACAGCTTGCAGCAATAGGGAATGTGCATCTTATCCAAAGATACAATGGGAATGGGCAAGCATTTGGGGTAAAAGAAGGCTTTGAAGATTCAGCCAATTTAGTGGCGAACGCTGACCTTGTTGTAAGTTATGGGGGAACGATTGCTCGGGAAGCTGCCCTTCAAGGCGTCCCCAGCATTGCAATCTCGGACATGGCTAAAACCTACGTCAATCAGTATGTTGCCAAGAAAGGGTTCCCCTTGTTTATAACAACACCAAAAAGGGTATTCCGCCTTGCGAAAGAATTCTTGGGAAAACGATTTGATGTTAAAGAAAAAATTGGTGCCTTAGAAAATCCTGTTGATGTTATAGAGAAAATCATAAGTCAGATAAAACCCTAA
- a CDS encoding N-acetyltransferase, which translates to MQNPKKGTGIVTGANVEIGANVSIWNYVVIGDNTKIGDGTLIGSFCDIGKDVVLGKNCNIQAHVTISNGCKLGNGVFIAPNSSLLNDKYPKSTYMTPPIIKDNAAIGGGVTILPNVTVGENAVVGGGSVVTKDVPPRTVVTGCPAKKVMTIEQYEAKRADFIAKKQVKQ; encoded by the coding sequence ATGCAGAACCCCAAGAAAGGCACAGGCATAGTCACAGGCGCAAACGTGGAGATAGGCGCAAACGTTTCCATATGGAACTATGTTGTTATAGGCGATAACACTAAAATCGGCGACGGTACTCTCATCGGCAGTTTCTGCGACATCGGCAAAGATGTTGTTTTAGGCAAAAACTGCAACATACAAGCGCACGTAACAATCTCAAACGGCTGCAAACTCGGCAACGGCGTATTCATTGCTCCAAACAGTAGCCTACTAAACGACAAGTACCCAAAAAGCACCTACATGACCCCTCCAATTATCAAAGACAACGCCGCAATCGGAGGCGGAGTCACCATACTGCCCAACGTAACCGTAGGAGAAAACGCTGTTGTCGGCGGCGGAAGCGTAGTAACAAAAGATGTGCCGCCTAGAACAGTTGTCACAGGTTGCCCAGCAAAAAAAGTTATGACAATAGAGCAGTATGAAGCTAAACGAGCAGACTTTATAGCGAAAAAACAGGTGAAGCAATGA
- a CDS encoding GDP-mannose dehydrogenase encodes MALETVLIVGLGEIGQTLFTLFNEVKESFTVYGLDLDKAKMQQLKQNREKIPNSVDTLHVCLPCPAQDKFVKTVVGYIEQFKPKLTIINSTVPPGTTMKIAKRCKCLVAHSPARGVHKSAEHMVWEMKRWSKYVGGADAASAEAAKRHFERLGLKVKVLKSCAETELAKLFETTYRAWMIACFQEMHRISRALGVDFNEAVDFLEDTHRVRFDRPVMFPGVIGGHCLIPNTELLLQAYDSEFLRLILQSNEKRKQEIKDKAVEWEAKKVAARVEALEKDLNKK; translated from the coding sequence TTGGCTCTGGAAACAGTCTTGATTGTAGGTCTAGGAGAGATTGGTCAAACCCTTTTCACCTTATTTAACGAGGTAAAAGAGAGTTTTACTGTCTATGGTTTGGACCTTGACAAAGCAAAAATGCAGCAACTCAAGCAGAACAGGGAAAAAATCCCAAATAGCGTGGACACTTTGCACGTTTGTCTCCCATGCCCTGCACAAGACAAATTTGTTAAAACCGTTGTCGGTTACATTGAGCAGTTTAAGCCAAAACTCACCATTATCAACAGCACTGTGCCCCCTGGAACAACGATGAAAATAGCTAAAAGATGCAAGTGTCTTGTTGCGCATTCGCCAGCACGCGGAGTTCACAAGAGCGCAGAGCACATGGTTTGGGAAATGAAACGTTGGAGCAAGTATGTCGGTGGCGCAGACGCGGCTTCTGCTGAGGCGGCAAAGCGGCATTTTGAGCGGTTAGGTTTGAAAGTTAAGGTTCTCAAAAGTTGCGCTGAAACGGAGTTGGCTAAGCTTTTTGAGACTACTTATCGGGCGTGGATGATTGCGTGTTTTCAGGAGATGCACCGCATTTCACGGGCCCTTGGTGTTGACTTTAACGAAGCCGTTGATTTTCTAGAAGACACTCACCGCGTGCGGTTCGACAGGCCAGTGATGTTTCCAGGCGTGATTGGGGGTCACTGTTTGATTCCTAACACCGAGTTACTGCTACAGGCTTATGACTCGGAGTTTTTGCGGCTGATTTTGCAATCAAACGAAAAGCGCAAGCAGGAAATCAAAGACAAAGCTGTAGAGTGGGAAGCAAAAAAAGTCGCCGCTAGAGTGGAAGCACTAGAAAAAGACCTCAATAAAAAATAA